The following are from one region of the Escherichia sp. E4742 genome:
- the def gene encoding peptide deformylase — protein sequence MSVLQVLHIPDERLRKVAKPVEEVNAEIQRIVDDMFETMYAEEGIGLAATQVDIHQRIIVIDVSENRDERLVLINPELLEKSGETGIEEGCLSIPEQRALVPRAEKVKIRALDRDGKPFELEADGLLAICIQHEMDHLVGKLFMDYLSPLKQQRIRQKVEKLDRLKARA from the coding sequence ATGTCAGTTTTGCAAGTGTTACATATTCCGGACGAGCGGCTTCGCAAAGTTGCTAAACCGGTAGAAGAAGTGAATGCAGAAATTCAGCGTATCGTCGATGATATGTTCGAGACGATGTACGCGGAAGAAGGTATTGGCCTGGCGGCAACCCAGGTTGATATCCATCAACGTATCATTGTTATCGATGTTTCGGAAAACCGCGACGAACGGCTGGTGTTAATCAATCCGGAGCTTTTAGAAAAAAGCGGCGAAACAGGCATTGAAGAAGGTTGCCTGTCGATCCCTGAACAGCGTGCTTTAGTGCCGCGCGCAGAGAAAGTGAAAATTCGCGCCCTGGACCGCGATGGTAAACCATTTGAACTGGAAGCAGATGGTCTGTTAGCCATATGCATTCAGCATGAGATGGATCACCTGGTCGGTAAATTGTTCATGGATTACCTGTCACCGCTGAAACAACAACGTATTCGTCAGAAAGTTGAAAAACTGGATCGTCTGAAAGCCCGGGCTTAA
- the fmt gene encoding methionyl-tRNA formyltransferase has protein sequence MSESLRIIFAGTPDFAARHLDALLSSGHNIVGVFTQPDRPAGRGKKLMPSPVKVLAEEKGLPVFQPVSLRPQENQQLVADLQADVMVVVAYGLILPKAVLEMPRLGCINVHGSLLPRWRGAAPIQRSLWAGDAETGVTIMQMDVGLDTGDMLYKLSCPITAEDTSGTLYDKLAELGPQGLIATLKQLADGTAKPEIQDETLVTYAEKLSKEEARIDWSLSAAQLERCIRAFNPWPMSWLEIEGQPVKVWKASVIDTVTNAAPGTILEANKQGIQVATGNGILNLLSLQPAGKKAMSAQDLLNSRREWFVPGNRLA, from the coding sequence GTGTCAGAATCACTACGTATTATTTTTGCGGGAACACCTGACTTTGCAGCGCGTCATCTTGACGCGCTGTTGTCTTCTGGTCATAACATCGTTGGCGTGTTCACCCAGCCAGACCGACCGGCAGGACGAGGTAAAAAGCTAATGCCCAGCCCGGTCAAAGTGCTGGCTGAAGAAAAAGGCTTACCCGTTTTTCAGCCTGTTTCCTTGCGTCCACAAGAAAACCAGCAACTGGTCGCCGATCTACAAGCTGATGTTATGGTTGTCGTCGCCTATGGGCTGATTCTGCCTAAAGCTGTGCTGGAAATGCCGCGTCTTGGATGCATCAATGTTCATGGTTCACTGCTGCCGCGCTGGCGCGGCGCGGCGCCAATCCAACGTTCGCTGTGGGCGGGCGATGCAGAAACCGGCGTGACTATTATGCAAATGGATGTCGGTTTAGACACGGGCGACATGCTCTATAAACTCTCCTGCCCGATTACCGCAGAAGATACCAGCGGCACGTTATATGACAAACTGGCAGAGCTTGGCCCACAAGGGCTTATCGCCACATTGAAACAACTGGCAGACGGCACGGCGAAACCAGAAATTCAGGATGAAACTCTTGTTACTTACGCCGAAAAGTTGAGTAAAGAAGAAGCGCGTATTGACTGGTCACTTTCGGCAGCGCAGCTTGAACGCTGCATTCGCGCTTTCAATCCATGGCCAATGAGCTGGCTGGAAATTGAAGGACAGCCGGTTAAAGTCTGGAAAGCGTCGGTCATTGATACGGTAACCAACGCTGCCCCAGGAACGATCCTTGAAGCCAACAAACAAGGCATTCAGGTCGCGACTGGTAATGGCATCCTGAATCTGCTCTCGTTGCAACCTGCGGGTAAGAAAGCGATGAGCGCACAAGACCTCCTGAATTCTCGTCGGGAATGGTTTGTTCCGGGCAACCGTCTGGCCTGA
- the rsmB gene encoding 16S rRNA (cytosine(967)-C(5))-methyltransferase RsmB: MKKQRNLRSMAAQAVEQVVEQGQSLSNILPPLQQKVSDKDKALLQELCFGVLRTLSQLDWLINKLMARPMTGKQRTVHYLIMVGLYQLLYTRIPPHAALAETVEGAVAIKRPQLKGLINGVLRQFQRQQEELLAEFNASDARYLHPSWLLKRLQKAYPEQWQSIVDANNQRPPMWLRVNRTHHSRASWLALLDEAGMKGFPHSDYPDAVRLETPAPVHALPGFEDGWVTVQDASAQGCMTWLAPQNGEHILDLCAAPGGKTTHILEVAPEAQVLAVDIDEQRLSRVYDNLKRLGMKATVKQGDGRYPSQWCGEQQFDRILLDAPCSATGVIRRHPDIKWLRRDRDIPELAQLQSEILDAIWPHLKSGGTLVYATCSVLPEENSLQVKAFLQRTADAELCDTGTPEQPGKQNLPGAEEGDGFFYAKLIKK, translated from the coding sequence ATGAAAAAACAACGTAATTTACGTAGCATGGCGGCCCAGGCCGTTGAACAAGTCGTCGAGCAAGGGCAATCATTAAGCAACATTTTGCCACCGCTCCAGCAAAAAGTTTCCGATAAAGACAAAGCACTTCTTCAAGAGTTGTGCTTTGGCGTACTGCGCACGCTCTCACAGTTAGACTGGCTAATTAATAAGTTAATGGCCCGTCCGATGACTGGCAAACAGCGGACCGTGCATTACCTGATTATGGTTGGTTTGTATCAACTGCTTTATACCCGCATTCCACCGCATGCTGCGCTGGCTGAAACGGTTGAAGGCGCTGTCGCAATTAAGCGCCCGCAACTTAAAGGGTTGATTAACGGTGTATTACGTCAGTTCCAGCGTCAGCAAGAAGAGTTATTAGCCGAGTTTAATGCCAGTGATGCACGCTATCTGCATCCTTCCTGGTTGCTGAAGCGTCTGCAAAAAGCGTATCCAGAGCAGTGGCAGTCCATCGTTGACGCCAATAACCAGCGTCCGCCAATGTGGCTGCGCGTTAATCGTACGCATCATTCCCGCGCCAGTTGGCTTGCATTGCTGGATGAAGCAGGAATGAAAGGTTTCCCGCATTCGGATTATCCTGATGCTGTACGGCTGGAAACACCTGCACCTGTTCATGCGCTACCCGGTTTTGAAGACGGATGGGTTACCGTTCAGGATGCATCAGCACAAGGTTGCATGACCTGGCTTGCGCCACAAAACGGTGAACACATTCTGGATCTTTGTGCCGCCCCCGGCGGTAAAACAACGCATATCCTTGAGGTGGCACCAGAAGCGCAGGTTCTTGCGGTTGATATTGACGAACAGCGCCTCTCTCGCGTTTACGACAATTTAAAACGCCTTGGTATGAAGGCGACCGTGAAACAAGGTGATGGCCGCTACCCTTCCCAATGGTGTGGCGAGCAACAGTTTGATCGCATTTTATTAGATGCGCCTTGTTCAGCAACGGGTGTGATTCGTCGCCATCCGGATATCAAGTGGTTACGTCGTGATCGCGATATCCCGGAACTCGCGCAACTGCAGTCTGAAATTCTCGACGCCATTTGGCCGCATTTAAAATCCGGTGGAACCCTGGTCTATGCCACCTGTTCGGTGTTACCGGAAGAGAATAGCCTGCAGGTTAAAGCCTTTTTGCAACGTACCGCTGATGCCGAACTTTGCGACACCGGA